A stretch of the Tolypothrix sp. NIES-4075 genome encodes the following:
- a CDS encoding choice-of-anchor Y domain-containing protein: MAAREVCSWGQSIGNSATVTDEFTDFDAGTLTIRITSGSTAGDRLSIKNQGNGAGQIGLDGKIINFGGSRIGNFKGGIDTENLEITFETANATFTAVQALLNNIVYSNVAENLPNAGNRTVQVVLKDGDGLLSNTTRNINVIGQNDAPLIGGTTVLYDGSLAGTPDSQNKGLKYFSLDNVTPAYNSGITNLNTLGSDNYRAGFSNYSTTNTNLTSFTLDRATGYTVSFDARVIDEARAATANKNNDGKDDRAGFSVIAISSDAKYGIELGFWKDRIWAQDDGTTQINKALEPDAAPASNFRTLFTQAEGVAFTTTNPVDYDLTVLGDTYTLFAGGNAILSGKLRDYSAFPNGLLDVYEKSNFIFFGDNK, from the coding sequence ATGGCAGCGAGGGAAGTTTGCAGTTGGGGTCAAAGCATTGGTAATAGTGCCACAGTTACAGACGAATTCACCGACTTTGACGCAGGTACTCTCACCATCCGCATTACTTCGGGAAGTACAGCAGGCGATCGCCTTTCCATTAAAAACCAAGGAAATGGAGCAGGACAAATTGGACTAGATGGCAAAATCATCAACTTTGGTGGTAGCCGTATTGGTAACTTTAAAGGAGGTATTGACACTGAAAACTTAGAAATTACTTTCGAGACTGCTAACGCTACATTTACGGCAGTACAAGCACTTTTAAATAATATTGTTTACTCAAACGTAGCAGAAAATTTACCAAATGCAGGCAATCGGACAGTACAAGTAGTGCTAAAAGATGGTGATGGATTATTAAGTAATACCACTAGAAACATTAACGTCATAGGTCAAAATGATGCACCTCTAATTGGTGGAACCACTGTTCTTTACGATGGCTCTTTAGCAGGAACACCAGACAGTCAAAATAAAGGATTAAAATATTTTAGTCTTGATAATGTAACTCCCGCCTATAATAGCGGTATTACAAATCTGAATACACTCGGAAGTGATAACTACCGAGCAGGATTTTCTAACTATTCAACAACCAATACCAATCTCACCTCATTTACACTTGACCGTGCCACAGGATACACCGTTAGTTTTGATGCTAGAGTCATAGATGAAGCACGGGCTGCAACAGCCAACAAAAACAACGATGGTAAAGATGACCGTGCAGGTTTTAGTGTTATTGCTATTAGCAGTGATGCTAAATATGGTATTGAATTAGGTTTTTGGAAAGACCGTATCTGGGCGCAGGATGATGGTACTACCCAGATTAACAAAGCTTTGGAACCAGATGCAGCACCAGCTAGTAACTTTCGCACCTTGTTTACTCAAGCAGAAGGTGTAGCCTTCACCACCACCAATCCAGTCGATTATGACCTGACCGTACTGGGTGATACCTATACTTTATTTGCTGGTGGTAATGCAATCCTTAGTGGTAAATTGCGGGATTATAGTGCTTTCCCTAATGGACTTCTTGATGTCTACGAAAAATCCAACTTTATTTTCTTTGGCGATAATAAGTAA
- a CDS encoding DUF4347 domain-containing protein, with protein sequence MTLQSNNSLVKSVLQKEREIIFIDPTVEDYESLIAGINPDTKVVILDRMKDRVSQISEALQGGKYKAVHIVSHGSEGSLQLGSKHW encoded by the coding sequence ATGACACTGCAATCAAACAACTCTTTAGTAAAATCTGTTTTGCAAAAAGAAAGAGAAATTATCTTTATTGATCCCACTGTAGAAGATTACGAGAGTCTAATAGCTGGTATCAACCCAGATACAAAAGTCGTGATATTAGACAGGATGAAAGATAGGGTATCACAAATTAGTGAGGCTTTGCAGGGTGGTAAATATAAGGCTGTTCATATAGTTTCTCATGGCAGCGAGGGAAGTTTGCAGTTGGGGTCAAAGCATTGGTAA
- a CDS encoding carboxypeptidase-like regulatory domain-containing protein codes for MNLGNSLLVSYETRSQNLSNNLLTLGWRYRSAQRASDGNYRWEAQLGYGIGSQGNGAIASLSTTILPGILLRARYQGVSVTSDQASFNIDLVSSAGLQSGITPGDRRSDYFRTQGGLLIQPFFDNNNNGKRDPGEKLYTENPDTLLVVNNRVVKSLQPDIQSDRILVRLNPGTYRLDLDPAGFPEDWQATTDAYAVDVIAGSYTPVMLPLTRAYAFSGVVTDAQGKPINGARVEAVSKDSKVRLFSVTNTAGVYYLERLQQGTYDLLVNDKPVGGMTLKLDASSQGFQELNVQQLENQDFRAVIPSVNQSVLPNKEKDK; via the coding sequence TTGAATTTAGGAAACTCGCTGCTAGTAAGTTATGAAACCCGCAGTCAAAATTTGAGTAATAATTTACTTACTTTAGGTTGGCGATATCGTTCTGCACAACGCGCTAGCGATGGTAATTATCGTTGGGAAGCACAGTTAGGCTATGGAATTGGTTCTCAGGGTAACGGTGCGATCGCTTCATTATCAACTACAATTTTACCAGGTATTTTGTTGCGGGCGCGTTATCAAGGCGTATCCGTGACTTCCGACCAAGCCAGCTTTAATATAGATTTAGTTTCTAGCGCCGGTTTGCAAAGCGGTATTACACCGGGGGATAGACGTTCTGATTATTTCCGTACTCAAGGGGGTTTATTAATTCAGCCGTTCTTTGATAATAATAATAATGGCAAACGCGATCCGGGTGAGAAATTATATACAGAAAATCCGGATACGCTGCTAGTTGTGAACAATCGAGTTGTGAAGTCATTGCAACCGGATATTCAAAGCGATCGCATTTTGGTACGCTTAAATCCAGGTACTTATCGTTTAGATTTAGATCCGGCAGGTTTCCCCGAAGATTGGCAAGCTACTACTGACGCTTACGCTGTCGATGTTATTGCCGGTTCTTACACACCAGTAATGTTACCATTAACTCGTGCTTACGCCTTTTCCGGAGTTGTTACCGATGCTCAAGGTAAACCAATTAATGGTGCGAGGGTAGAAGCAGTTTCTAAAGACTCGAAAGTGCGGTTATTTTCCGTTACCAACACCGCTGGAGTTTATTATTTAGAAAGACTGCAACAAGGAACTTACGATTTATTGGTTAACGATAAACCTGTGGGTGGTATGACATTGAAATTAGATGCGTCTTCCCAAGGTTTTCAAGAACTCAACGTTCAGCAGTTAGAAAATCAAGATTTTCGCGCCGTAATTCCCAGTGTAAATCAAAGTGTATTGCCAAATAAAGAGAAAGATAAGTAA
- a CDS encoding Ig-like domain-containing protein, with translation MYLLQINSVNDAPVVQANKTITLNEDASNTPLNITAPTDIDGDILTITVTGLPDAIKGKVYLADNTTQVNNNQLLNAAQLTGLVFRPVADANGSAGSFSYSVSDGTINTNQSITFNINPINDRPTFTKGYNQSVKTGTTQTIAGWASNFNSGAANETQSVAGYIVKVVNNVNADIFEATPTINLAGDLIYTAKSGITASKTATIEVQVQDNGGTDNGGIDTSAPQTFTITVNPTATNSINVTSGVSTTGTDGSDRISALDGDDIVYGGLGSDRIFGGNGNDTLYGDLETIPTYGVNFTMSDTIYGGLGNDLIYGNGGNDYLYGEDGNDSIWGAAGDDEIWGGAGNDILNGGTGKDSFVLVRGQGKDTIEDFKIGEDVLGCAGGLKYDPMMLGFQDVAGDTLIFDKGRNNQDLALVKNISASQLNNSSNFRLF, from the coding sequence TTGTACCTGCTGCAAATCAATTCTGTTAACGACGCCCCTGTAGTACAAGCAAATAAAACCATTACGCTGAATGAGGATGCTAGCAATACACCACTAAACATTACCGCACCCACCGATATAGATGGCGATATTCTAACTATCACCGTTACTGGACTGCCCGATGCTATCAAAGGTAAAGTCTATCTAGCAGATAACACCACACAAGTTAACAATAATCAGCTACTCAACGCTGCTCAACTAACAGGATTGGTATTCCGTCCCGTTGCCGATGCTAATGGCAGTGCAGGTAGTTTTAGCTACAGCGTAAGTGATGGTACAATTAATACTAACCAAAGTATCACATTCAACATTAACCCAATAAACGATCGCCCCACCTTCACCAAAGGTTACAACCAAAGCGTCAAAACAGGTACGACACAAACGATCGCAGGTTGGGCAAGCAACTTTAATTCTGGTGCTGCCAACGAAACACAAAGTGTCGCGGGGTACATAGTTAAGGTTGTCAACAACGTCAACGCTGACATCTTTGAAGCTACGCCGACAATTAACTTAGCAGGTGACTTAATTTACACAGCCAAAAGTGGAATTACTGCTAGCAAGACAGCAACAATTGAAGTCCAAGTTCAGGATAACGGCGGTACTGATAATGGTGGTATCGATACCTCAGCACCTCAAACTTTTACAATCACCGTTAATCCTACAGCTACTAACTCGATAAATGTAACTTCAGGTGTAAGTACTACAGGAACTGATGGGAGCGATCGCATCTCAGCATTAGATGGTGATGATATCGTTTATGGTGGATTGGGTAGCGATCGCATTTTCGGCGGTAATGGTAATGATACCCTTTACGGCGATTTAGAAACCATCCCTACCTATGGTGTTAATTTCACCATGAGTGACACTATTTATGGTGGTTTGGGCAATGATTTAATCTACGGTAACGGTGGTAATGACTACCTTTATGGTGAAGACGGAAATGATAGCATCTGGGGTGCTGCTGGGGATGATGAAATCTGGGGCGGTGCTGGCAATGATATCCTTAATGGCGGTACTGGTAAAGATAGTTTTGTTCTCGTCAGAGGTCAGGGCAAAGACACCATTGAGGATTTTAAAATTGGTGAAGATGTGCTTGGTTGTGCAGGCGGTTTGAAATACGATCCGATGATGTTAGGTTTTCAAGATGTAGCTGGTGATACTTTGATTTTTGATAAAGGTAGAAATAATCAGGACTTGGCATTAGTCAAGAATATTAGTGCCTCTCAACTGAATAATTCTAGTAATTTCCGTCTCTTTTAA